The nucleotide sequence AAGGCCAAGAGGGATTCGCCACTGTTCGCTTGTGCTCAAATTCTTGTTGGTACCGTAGACGGTCCATGCTAGGTAGAGTAAGTCATGTGGTCTCTAGGATGCATGGGGTTTTGACTAACTTGCTACGACTGCACCAATACCGAGCATCAATTGCTGTAGGCCAGTGACACGGCCTCTGATAGAAGGATGCGCGATCTCGGCTTGGTACATTGGCACAATCATGACCAGAATACCAACGCCAAGCCCAGCAACAGCTCGACCAGAATAGAAGAAGGACAGACTGTGGCCAGCTGCTTGCAAGGCACCACCAAGGCAGAAAATTATAGCACCGATCATGATTGCCAGTCTTCGGCCCAGCCAGTCACCCAAGGGACCAGCCGCAAACGCTCCAAAGAAGCCTCCGCCCGTGAAAAGGGACACGACGGCGCCGCTATCAAGTCAGCAAAAACGCAAAATGGGTCGGCAAGTATAACGTACACTTCATTTGCGTTGGGGTGGAAAGACGAGATGAAGGAAGTCGAGGCAACACTACCCCCAATGACGCCGAGATCGTAACTATCGGTGTCAGCTAGTCCGTCAACTCATTGTTGGTTCTATACATCTCACCCGTAGTTGAAGGATCCGAGCGAGGCGAAGACGCCGACGAGAAATTGGTAGGTCTTGGGAGCAATCATGGTGGATGATGCGTTTCTTGGATATGACTTTGGGGTTATGCGGAGAGGACTGGGGCTTTTATAGATAAGCATAACGGGTGCGATGCAGCGGTCGAGCGAGCAGCTCAGTCTGCATATCTAAAAACAACTAAGGCGCACTGACATTTGCACTAATTTTGCTCCTGGTAGTCCAACTCAAGCATGGAGCCGCTATACGAACTAAGAATGCGCCAAATCACAAGCTGTTCACTTTGTCATTCGCTCGGCTACGCAGCTGCGCCAAATCACTGTCAGGCATCAGGTCATTATCCATTCACCTGACGATACGATGAGGGGAAAGCTCGGAGTCAATCCCAATGAGTTTGGTTTCCCGTGGAGAAGTTTGTGGCGTGCTTAGTCTGAGGATTTCTCCAGTGCGCCTAATTATATTGAAGCGCTACGGGGAAGCAGACTATCGGAATTCTGACCACTCAATAGCTCGTTATCCCGGCAACCTCTAGCGTGAGCGAGAACATGCGCAGCAATGAGAAGCGGAGGCTTGCACGCCACCTGAATTCCAACTCACTCTTTTTCGGCTCTGATAGCCGAGCTCATGCAACTCCACAGCGATTGGTATCCGGGGTAAAGTCCGGGGTTGAGAGTCTGTCATGGCGGTATCATTGCCCTCTAGAAGGATAGTATCTAAAATGGGAACAGGTTACTGATTTTCTGTTCCGAATAACAGTGAAAATCTGATTCAAATGCGGTAGTTAATAGGATCACTTAATTTCTGAAATAGAAGTTACTCAGAAGAAACATACTCAACAACCCCTTATTATTCGCCTGCTGAAATGGCTTACTGGTACGGCCAATCATACCCCCTATAATCACCAGCCTCACAGTCGCTACGTCCGGTAACGGGCTTATCCCTCTGACTTAGATAGGGGTAACATTAACCCAAAAGCGAGTATCATCAGTCTTGTAAGTAGACTTTGAATCGATTTGCGCCTGGATCCACTCAACAGACTCACGGTAGAAGCGGATATCTTCCGTATTGGGGTTCGACAAGCCAATAGCGCAGTTACGGTGACTGGCAAACCACTTATCATAACCGTAATATTCCTGGCAATCCCAACGTGAGGCAACATCAGCGTAGATATCAGAGCTGTGATTGAATTCATTAGCCAGTCAGCTAGAAAGCTAGACGCACGCCTTTTCCAGCAGCACTTACTTGAGCTTAGCACCGTTGTTCCACTGACTTTCGGGCTGTCCTAAAAAACCAGCTTGCTTGGCGCAGACACGAAGCATTCCCCAGTTGACCTTGAAAAGGCATTGAGAAATTGGCTATCTGGATTTGTAACACGAGCCTCGGAGGGTGTTGGGCTCGTCTCTgattagatattatataccGCTAGACGCCAAGTCGCTGACACCATCAACTACTTCATAATATGAGCACATATCTCCTCATGCCACGCCTGATGGTGATTCACTGTGGGTTCAAGGTCAACCACTTTGATCCAACAGACTTTCACTTCTACACAGCATTATAAACAAATTTCAGTAGCGGCTATTAGACAAACCTCACCCTTTCAAACCTGCAGGGGTAGCTTCTTTACGCTACTGTCTTTAGAATAGGCAATTATAACCCGTGGTGTCTACACAGCTTCCAACCAGATCGTCCGCTGAATGATTCACAAGGAGATAAACCtctctattaatataattttgaACTACGTATCTTTTCAGCCGTCGTGGTGACATTCCGTACAGTAGTCAATGTGAATCTTGCACGAGTTCGACAAGTCAATGTTGCCGCAACGCGTCAAGCCATCTTGCTGTCGGCGCCTATCACAAAGTTAGCACATTTATCTCACGAATGACTCGAGTCAACTTACAGATCCTTAATATCCTTGCCCTTCATCCCAATACCATAGTCATCACAAGAGAACTGAACCGTGCAACCAGCCTTTCCAAAAGTGAGTACCTTTAGAATACTTCCCATGCGCTCATATCGAGAAACATAGTCAGTATACACAGTATCATCCTCAAACTTATTCAACGCAGCTTCGCAAGCCCCAGCAACAGCGTTACGGACATTCTTGTCACCACTGCTACAGATACTCGATCCATCGCCGTTCCAGTTCGTTGCAGTAGGGAGAGGTGTTGATACAGTGGATGCTTCGCCGAGACCGACGGTGGCGGTGactttgatggtgttgacggCAAAGTAACTGAGCGAGTAAGACTCGTAAACGAGAACAGTGCCGGCGTCAGTGCGGGTGAAAGGTTCCTTGAAGATAGTGGGCTCAGGTGCAGGAGGCGGAGTGGTGTATAAGCTCATAGGGAACTCGGTGTAGTCTGCGCACTGGCCTGAGATCATTGGCGCTGTGACGACGTATCGCTCTCCGTCGCTGGTTGTCTCGCAGTTACAGGAGGGAGTCTCAACGCGAGGGCCACCGTAGGGAATGCAGGGGTAGTAAGTGCGCATAGTGGTTGTCGCAGTGGCGGAAGTGATCATGTCAGAAGAGGTGAGCTGGGTTGTAGTTCCGTCTGAAGTTGTACCAGAAGACTCGTTAGAGGACTCGGTGTTACGGGTAGTGGTGATGAGAGTGCTGGGGATGGTAGTGCTTCGCGCAGTGGTAGCCTCTGAAGACGTCTCCTCCGTCTTGGCGTCACTGGTAGTCTCAGCTCCAGTGGAAATAGCCTCGCTAGTGGTCTCTGTACCAGTAGACGAAGCAGTAGGTTCTTCAGTAGTAGTAGCTCCAACACCAAGTCCTTCATCCAAAGCATCCTCAAGCGCTTCGACAGTCTCCTCATCAGGCTCAGAGTCAAAATCATCAGGAATATCGCTGTCAAGCTCCTCGATGTCTAGCTCCTCACCTTCCTCAGCCTCCGCAGACACGGTCTCGGTGGAAGTAGCTTGGGTACCAGTTGCGCAGCTAGCGACGGTAGGGCAGTCACCAAACTCGGTGTGAGTGACGGTTCCATCGGTGGTATAGTACGAGATAGTCCTGGTGCAGTCCTCGATTTCGACAGCGGAACAAGCCTCTGTAGTAGTGGTAGCCTCGGTACTCTTGGCCGTTGTCTCGGCGGTGGAGGGCTCAGTGGTAgatttctcctcctccttggtggactgctcttcatcttccttcttggtctcgttcttgtcatcttcaccttctccctcaccaccgccaccagGAGTaccacctccagctccagcggGGTTAGtaccaggaggaggaggaagaataCCAGCAGGGAGGTTACCAGAAGGCTTCCAGAACCAACCACCAGGGAAGATAACAATAGCAGCACCACCGCCGTCAGTAGTAGTCGTGGTACCAGTGAAGTCAGAGAAGTCCTTGTCCTGCTCAGGGAGATAAGTCACAACAGCGCCGTTGGAACCAGTTACGATACCATCCTCAGTGGTGGTCGGCTTGGGAGGGGCAGTAGTCTTCTCAGGCCCGTTGGGAGCACCGGTCTGGCCAGGTTCGTTCTTCGATGTTGGCTCATTTGAGCCAGCATCCTCGGTGGTGGGCTTAGGACCAGGGGCTTTAGTTGTGGGCTTGTCGGCTTCTTTGGACTCAGTGGTAGGCTCAGGCTCTGGCTTCTCCTCAGTCGTGGGCTCAGCCTTATCGGTGGTGGACTCGGCAGGGATCTGGGCCTCCTCAGAAGTAGAAACCTCAGGAGCCTTCATCTCAGTAGTAGAGTCGATGATGGGAGCGGGAGCAGAGCCTGTCGAGACCTCAGGTGTCTTGTCAGTTGTAGGTTGAACAGCTGACGGGGTCTCAGTGGTGGTCTCGGGGAGAGGGAGCTGAGTGATTGGCTCAGCGGCCTGGGTTGTAGGCTCGACGACCTCAGACGACTCGGTAAAAGCAACAGGAGGTTGAACATCGGTGAGAGCATCAGTAGCAGCATGAGTAGCAGCATCAGTGGCGTCGGTGGTTGCCTCAGAAGGAGCAACAGCAGGTTCTGTTGAGGCCTGGTCAAAAGGAGCAGTGCCAGTAGACTGAGTGTTAAGCTCAGTTTCTTGAGTGGTAGGGTTAGGAAACACGGGATGGCCAGTCGTGGTGTTAACGGGGATGCCACTGTCGGTGGTAGCAGTATCAGGCAACTGCTCAGTTTGAGAAGAGGactcaacaccagcaccagcagacTCTGTTGCTCCAACTGAAGGAGCAACATTTGTTGTAGGCTCTACAGCTTGACTGCTCTCCTCAGATGAAGCAGGAGCAACATTGATTTGAGTCGTCTCCTCGCCGGCAGAAGTTGTAGGAACCTCCACTTGAGCTTCAGACGTAGCAGACGAAGGAGCTTGGTCAACAACGGCCTCTGAAGTGGTTGAATCAGGAAGAGCAACCTCAGTTGAAGGCGCCACGAATCCCAAGTCTGTCGAAGTCTCAGTACCTGTCGTTGTAGAAAGATCCTGCCCAGAGACCGCCGACAACGAAGTCGCAAGACACAGCGCAAGAACGCGCAACTTCCAAGGCTGCTGCATTATTGTAACTAACGTGGAAAAAAGAGTGAACGACTATACCAGCATAAACGAATGAATGTGTACAGTCCaaaagaaacgaaagaaTGTCCGTAGAGAAGGCAATATGCAGTGACAGAGGGGAGGGCTTTTCATGAAATGAACGTACTGTGAGGATATACCCGTTATGGCTGGCAGTGGAGCTTAATCTATCGATCCTTGAAACAAGTCAGCTTCATTAACTTAGGTGAAACGTTGTGGAGCTGCTGATGCTCAGCCTTATTGGGGGATTTGGGGCCGTGCATTGATGAGAATGTAACGGGAAGGACTCGGTGAAATTGAGTTGGATCTTGAACCTGGTAAGGCAAGGCTGATTTTTGACATTAATGTTGCATCAAGAATTTTATCTCGGAGCTACGTTATGCTTATTGGGTGTTGTACGGCTTCGCTGTCATGGAGGTGGTTAGGTGGAGCGCTCATGTTGATCCATCGGAGAACCAAATCCTCTGTTTATCTTGCTACCCAGTCAATGAATATTGGCCAATTAATTCGTATTGATGGAGACGCATGGATAGAAGCCTCTACCAGTCCCATGATACGTAATTCTTTAGACTGTTTCCATGGTCGCAGCCAGATGCTGTCATTTGTACTATCAAGACAGAATTAGATAACTGTAAATCCTTCGCTCACAGTGGCGTCGCCTAACGCCTCTGCACAC is from Fusarium musae strain F31 chromosome 4, whole genome shotgun sequence and encodes:
- a CDS encoding hypothetical protein (CAZy:GH134), which encodes MLRVCAKQAGFLGQPESQWNNGAKLNSDIYADVASRWDCQEYYGYDKWFASHRNCAIGLSNPNTEDIRFYRESVEWIQAQIDSKSTYKTDDTRFWVNVTPI